One part of the Triplophysa rosa linkage group LG5, Trosa_1v2, whole genome shotgun sequence genome encodes these proteins:
- the tmem236 gene encoding transmembrane protein 236, translating to MPSGKTVKLILYEVLQFACLCVPLFVVMERFASLIRFVKSSDTAYWLVVAASVAYVASVTLFVWVPLKYSTLKTQRFSEVTNWRPVPLAYVVLSTLPCFAIIISSSKVQVDAGAYYDRFTELPVSLVLFSLICVDILERIRPLPLTGQANTLESDFEMPGPVLTHLQQVTSVSAQLQANGGDSDTSLRSPVQNGSLSGRWGDADVRSLSRTSSAAYLYSSHSRSGPLRFIWIRDPRHDLFVASFVFWFDTVELVRMAGTYSVYYSAWVFPVYILAYLSILRVVITPNSPLLASISVLSQDLPFLVVRICLVGIFGYVTPVQYILKNILVTGSFVYFVFMTKLKLLNRGSMF from the exons ATGCCTTCTGGAAAGACCGTCAAACTCATTCTATATGAGGTTCTTCAGTTCGCATGTCTCTGTGTTCCTCTGTTTGTAGTGATGGAGCGTTTTGCGTCTCTCATTCGATTTGTTAAGTCCAGTGACACGGCGTATTGGCTGGTGGTGGCGGCCTCTGTGGCTTATGTGGCATCTGTAACCCTGTTTGTCTGGGTGCCTTTGAAGTACTCCACCCTCAAGACACAACGATTTTCAGAAGTGACTAACTG GAGACCTGTTCCACTTGCATATGTGGTGCTTAGCACTTTACCTTGCTTTGCTATCATCATATCCAGCTCAAAG GTTCAGGTTGATGCAGGCGCTTATTATGACCGCTTCACTGAGCTCCCTGTCTCACTGGTCCTATTCTCCCTCATCTGTGTGGACATACTGGAGCGAATACGCCCTCTTCCTCTGACGGGACAGG CCAATACATTAGAGTCGGACTTTGAGATGCCAGGCCCGGTGCTCACTCATTTGCAGCAGGTGACATCTGTGTCCGCACAGCTGCAGGCTAATGGAGGGGACAGTGACACATCTCTGAGGTCACCGGTGCAGAACGGGTCCCTCTCAGGTCGTTGGGGGGATGCAGATGTGCGCAGCCTTTCTCGCACCAGCAGCGCAGCCTATCTTTATTCCTCTCACTCTCGCTCAGGTCCTCTTCGCTTCATCTGGATCCGTGACCCCCGTCATGACCTTTTTGTGGCCAGCTTTGTGTTCTGGTTTGACACGGTGGAACTGGTGAGGATGGCCGGGACTTATTCAGTCTATTACTCGGCATGGGTATTTCCAGTCTACATACTGGCGTATCTGTCCATACTGCGAGTGGTAATAACACCCAACAGTCCTTTGTTGGCATCGATAAGCGTCCTCTCCCAGGATTTGCCCTTCCTGGTGGTGCGCATATGCCTGGTGGGGATCTTTGGTTATGTTACTCCGGTGCAGTATATACTGAAGAACATTCTTGTTACTGGATCATTTGTCTACTTCGTCTTTATGACCAAACTAAAGCTGCTGAACAGAGGAAGCATGTTCTGA